In one window of Gossypium hirsutum isolate 1008001.06 chromosome A01, Gossypium_hirsutum_v2.1, whole genome shotgun sequence DNA:
- the LOC107933921 gene encoding protein FLX-like 1 — translation MSGRNRGPPPIPMKGPPHAGLLPPVHEHPYARGLGPMPPHPALLDEIREPQFVLGPRGFPPHPAIIEERLGVQLQEIQALLADNQRLAATHVALKQELEAAQHELKQMSHYADSLRAEKDVQMRGMYEKSVRLEADLRELEAMRAELVKVNGDIKQLSAVKQDLTGQVQVMGQDLTRLTGELQRAPVLKAEIENLKQELQRARAAIEYEKKGYAENYEHGQVMEKKLISMARELEKLRAEVANAEKRTHAGGGTGANPAVSGYNANYGNPEAGYTGNTYHVNYGMNPVQGGVDVYRQYGPTSGSWGAYDMQRAQGHR, via the exons ATGTCTGGAAGAAATCGTGGGCCACCGCCCATTCCGATGAAAGGGCCACCTCATGCTGGATTGCTGCCGCCGGTGCATGAACATCCTTATGCTAGAGGCCTAGGACCAATGCCACCACACCCAGCTTTACTGGATGAAATAAGAGAACCCCAATTTGTGTTGGGTCCTAGAGGGTTTCCTCCTCATCCAGCTATCATTGAGGAGCGTCTTGGAGTTCAACTGCAAGAAATTCAAGCCCTCCTGGCGGATAATCAAAGGCTGGCAGCGACTCATGTTGCGTTAAAGCAGGAATTGGAGGCTGCTCAGCATGAATTAAAACAGATGTCTCATTATGCAGATTCGTTGAGGGCGGAGAAGGATGTTCAGATGAGAGGGATGTACGAGAAGTCGGTTCGGTTGGAGGCTGATCTTCGTGAACTGGAGGCTATGCGAGCTGAGCTTGTTAAGGTTAATGGTGATATAAAGCAGCTTAGTGCTGTGAAGCAGGATCTAACGGGTCAGGTTCAGGTTATGGGTCAAGATTTGACAAGACTTACTGGGGAATTGCAACGGGCTCCTGTTCTGAAGGCTGAGATTGAAAATTTGAAACAGGAATTGCAACGTGCAAG AGCTGCCATTGAATATGAGAAGAAAGGATATGCGGAAAATTATGAACATGGTCAGGTGATGGAGAAGAAATTGATCTCAATGGCTCGGGAGTTGGAAAAGCTTCGTGCAGAAGTTGCTAATGCAGAAAAGAGAACTCACGCTGGTGGTGGCACTGGTGCTAATCCTG CTGTATCTGGTTATAATGCAAATTATGGAAACCCTGAAGCTGGATATACTGGAAATACTTATCATGTCAACTATGGCATGAATCCT GTTCAGGGTGGTGTGGATGTTTATCGTCAGTATGGTCCTACTTCTGGTTCCTGGGGTGCATATGACATGCAGAGAGCTCAAGGACATCGCTAG
- the LOC107933899 gene encoding trifunctional UDP-glucose 4,6-dehydratase/UDP-4-keto-6-deoxy-D-glucose 3,5-epimerase/UDP-4-keto-L-rhamnose-reductase RHM1: MATYKPRNILITGAAGFIASHVTNRLIRNYPDYKIVALDKLDYCSNLKNLNPSKSSSNFKFVEGDIGSADLVNYLLFTESIDTIMHFAAQTHVDNSFGNSFEFTKNNIYGTHVLLEACKVTGQIRRFIHVSTDEVYGETDEDAIVGNHEASQLLPSNPYSATKAGAEMLVMAYGRSYGLPVITTRGNNVYGPNQFPEKLIPKFILLAMRGMVLPIHGDGSNVRSYLYCEDVAEAFEVILHRGEVGHVYNIGTKKERRVIDVAKDICKLFLMDPEKSIEFVENRPFNDQRYFLDDQKLKNLGWSERVIWEEGLKKTIDWYTKHPNWWGDVSGALLPHPRMLMIPGGRHFDFEEPNRMSHVNVPKLPNGKSKL, translated from the coding sequence ATGGCAACTTACAAGCCAAGGAACATCTTAATTACTGGGGCTGCTGGGTTTATTGCATCTCATGTCACAAATAGACTTATTCGTAATTACCCGGATTACAAGATTGTCGCTCTCGATAAGCTCGATTACTGCTCGAACTTAAAAAACCTTAACCCGTCTAAGTCATCTTCGAACTTTAAGTTTGTGGAAGGGGACATTGGTAGTGCTGATCTTGTTAATTACCTCCTTTTTACGGAGTCTATCGACACGATAATGCATTTTGCGGCCCAAACTCATGTCGATAACTCGTTCGGGAATAGCTTCGAGTTCACCAAAAACAATATCTATGGCACTCATGTCTTGCTTGAAGCTTGCAAAGTCACTGGTCAAATCAGGAGGTTCATCCATGTGAGTACTGATGAGGTTTACGGGGAAACAGATGAGGATGCTATTGTGGGAAACCATGAGGCTTCTCAACTTCTCCCGTCGAACCCGTACTCCGCTACAAAAGCTGGTGCTGAAATGCTTGTGATGGCATATGGTAGATCATATGGCTTGCCTGTGATAACGACTCGAGGAAACAATGTTTACGGCCCGAACCAGTTCCCTGAGAAACTAATTCCGAAGTTCATCCTCTTAGCGATGAGGGGGATGGTTCTTCCAATTCACGGGGACGGTTCCAATGTGAGGAGTTATTTGTATTGTGAGGATGTGGCCGAGGCCTTTGAAGTCATACTTCATAGGGGTGAAGTTGGACATGTTTATAACATCGGTACGAAGAAAGAAAGGAGAGTGATCGATGTAGCCAAAGATATATGCAAACTATTTTTGATGGATCCAGAGAAAAGCATTGAGTTTGTCGAGAACCGACCATTCAATGACCAAAGGTATTTTCTTGACGATCAGAAACTAAAGAACTTGGGATGGTCTGAACGAGTCATATGGGAAGAGGGGTTGAAAAAGACAATAGATTGGTACACCAAACATCCTAATTGGTGGGGTGATGTCTCCGGTGCATTGCTCCCTCACCCGAGAATGCTGATGATACCGGGCGGAAGGCACTTTGATTTCGAAGAACCGAACCGAATGTCACACGTAAATGTTCCTAAATTGCCAAATGGCAAATCCAAACTTTAA